In Mangrovivirga cuniculi, the following proteins share a genomic window:
- a CDS encoding MFS transporter, translated as MQSLDKKHIIGKLPVSEKVAYGLGDFASSMFWKLFSMYMLFFYTDVFGISAAAVGTMFLVTRIWDAANDPIMGVISDRTTTRWGKFRPYLLWVAVPFGLIGVLTFTTPELNESGKLVYAYVTYTLMMMVYTAINVPYGSLMGVMSNDGDQRTSLASWRFIGAFSGGLFVTATANSLIEYFSKGSSEADGFHVTITIYAIVAVVLFILVFLGTRERVIPEQEKSGTLKDDVKDLWKNKPWFIMLGANISTLIFISMRDGSILFYFKYVVGDQVVNVFGNTYEWSSANLSSAYMSIWLATNIVGVVLAKPLSSRFGKKNTFILSALTSAIFSFIFFFVDSNQIFTIYGLNILLGISSGIVLPLGWSMYADIADYSEWKTGRRATGLVFSSGSMSQKFGWTIGGALSGWMLSAFGFEPNVEQTETAILGIRLMISVIAGLGALMAFLFIRSYKLDESTMSKVKQDLVEEKEKDFVAA; from the coding sequence ATGCAAAGCTTAGATAAGAAACATATAATAGGAAAATTACCAGTTTCCGAAAAAGTAGCTTACGGACTTGGTGATTTTGCATCTTCTATGTTCTGGAAGTTGTTTTCGATGTATATGCTGTTTTTTTATACTGATGTGTTTGGAATCTCAGCAGCTGCGGTGGGAACTATGTTTTTGGTAACCAGGATATGGGATGCAGCCAATGATCCGATCATGGGTGTTATTAGTGATCGTACAACAACAAGATGGGGCAAGTTCAGACCCTATCTTCTTTGGGTGGCAGTACCATTCGGATTGATAGGTGTTTTGACTTTTACAACTCCAGAGCTGAATGAATCAGGAAAGCTGGTTTATGCATATGTTACTTATACTTTAATGATGATGGTGTATACTGCCATTAATGTGCCATATGGTTCTTTAATGGGAGTGATGTCTAATGATGGAGACCAGCGAACATCGCTGGCTTCATGGAGATTTATCGGTGCTTTTTCAGGAGGATTGTTTGTTACCGCCACGGCAAACTCATTGATTGAATATTTCAGTAAAGGTAGCAGTGAAGCAGATGGCTTTCATGTTACTATTACAATATATGCAATCGTGGCGGTTGTGCTTTTTATATTAGTATTCCTTGGTACAAGAGAACGTGTAATTCCCGAACAGGAAAAGTCCGGAACGCTTAAGGATGATGTAAAGGATCTTTGGAAAAATAAACCCTGGTTTATCATGCTGGGAGCTAATATTTCAACACTCATTTTTATTTCGATGCGTGATGGATCCATTTTATTCTACTTCAAATATGTAGTTGGTGATCAGGTCGTTAATGTTTTTGGAAATACCTATGAATGGTCATCTGCAAATTTATCTTCAGCATATATGTCTATTTGGTTAGCCACTAATATCGTTGGTGTTGTTTTAGCTAAACCACTTTCATCTCGTTTTGGAAAGAAAAATACTTTTATTCTTTCAGCATTGACCTCTGCCATATTCAGTTTTATTTTCTTTTTTGTTGACTCGAATCAGATATTCACTATTTATGGACTAAATATTCTTCTTGGGATAAGTTCAGGGATTGTATTGCCCCTTGGATGGTCTATGTATGCTGATATTGCAGATTATTCTGAATGGAAGACCGGAAGACGAGCTACCGGCCTGGTGTTTTCATCAGGGTCTATGTCTCAAAAATTTGGTTGGACAATCGGAGGAGCACTATCTGGCTGGATGCTTAGCGCCTTTGGTTTTGAACCCAATGTTGAACAGACAGAAACGGCTATCCTGGGTATTCGACTTATGATAAGTGTGATTGCTGGCCTGGGAGCGTTAATGGCATTTCTTTTTATTCGCTCATATAAGCTGGATGAGTCTACCATGTCAAAAGTAAAACAGGATTTAGTCGAAGAGAAAGAAAAGGATTTTGTAGCAGCATAG